In one Zymobacter palmae genomic region, the following are encoded:
- a CDS encoding glycosyltransferase family 2 protein, with translation MKASLIVAASGRDTHLVNTLRCALAQRYAQLEVLVLDSVDNRSLIAEDFLERKQARIRHMVLPKRSRLALYNHALTHATGDVLIFITDHVSFGPYFVDQHMACYLEAQMGAVQGRIVTSETASSRVPTLSRTCQLKGQFNCLAGGRTNRLGEHNFSVRRQAAEQIGLFDEQMDASVEWAGADYGLRCYQAGWHVRFEAQAELVPHGRQSVASERLRCQQRLEGHHLVAQALFAHRHLSPLMRWCHRVLQRWQGWSDIQQRQNDAWKAVAAEADAIRVHASEPSSLMIEVMTPHPHG, from the coding sequence ATGAAGGCCTCTCTGATCGTGGCGGCCAGTGGTCGCGACACACACCTGGTCAATACCCTCAGATGCGCTCTGGCGCAGCGCTATGCCCAGCTCGAAGTGTTGGTGCTGGATAGCGTCGACAACCGTTCACTGATCGCAGAAGATTTTCTGGAGCGCAAGCAGGCGCGCATCCGCCATATGGTGTTGCCCAAGCGCTCACGTCTGGCGCTCTACAACCATGCCCTGACGCATGCCACGGGGGATGTGCTGATCTTTATCACCGATCATGTGTCCTTCGGGCCTTACTTTGTCGATCAGCATATGGCCTGTTATTTAGAGGCGCAGATGGGCGCGGTTCAGGGGCGCATCGTTACCAGTGAAACCGCTTCATCTCGCGTGCCCACTCTGTCGCGTACGTGCCAGCTCAAGGGACAGTTCAACTGCCTTGCGGGCGGACGCACCAATCGTTTGGGTGAGCATAATTTCAGCGTGCGGCGCCAAGCGGCCGAGCAGATTGGCCTGTTCGATGAACAGATGGACGCTAGCGTGGAATGGGCGGGAGCGGATTATGGTCTGCGCTGCTACCAGGCGGGTTGGCATGTACGCTTCGAAGCTCAGGCCGAATTGGTGCCGCATGGCAGACAGAGTGTCGCCAGCGAACGCCTGCGTTGTCAGCAACGTTTGGAAGGGCATCATCTGGTAGCTCAAGCGCTGTTCGCCCATCGCCATCTCTCGCCGTTGATGCGTTGGTGCCATCGCGTGTTGCAGCGTTGGCAGGGATGGAGCGATATCCAGCAGCGGCAAAACGACGCGTGGAAGGCTGTGGCTGCAGAGGCCGACGCCATTAGGGTTCACGCCAGTGAGCCGTCATCGTTGATGATTGAGGTGATGACGCCGCACCCTCATGGCTAA
- the rfbB gene encoding dTDP-glucose 4,6-dehydratase — protein MNVLITGGAGFIGSALIRYIIANTSDNVLNVDRLTYAGNLDSLAPVHDSGRYHFSRTDICDTFAITALLEQFQPDAVMHLAAESHVDRSIEGPTAFVQTNVVGTCSMLEAVRGYWQKLPVERQKAFRFHHISTDEVYGDLADTLSSFSESTPYAPSSPYSASKAGSDHLVRAWHRTFGLPVLVTNCSNNYGPYQFPEKLIPHMILNALHGKALPVYGDGSQIRDWLYVNDHARALYSILVSGTVGETYNIGGYNEKRNIDVVYAICDLLEEFCPEKSKDIDHYSDLITFVKDRPGHDSRYAINAEKIRHAIGWIPLESFETGMRKTVQWYLDNTLWWQRVLSGDYRLKRLG, from the coding sequence ATGAATGTGCTGATTACTGGAGGTGCAGGGTTTATCGGGTCTGCATTGATACGCTATATCATCGCGAATACTAGCGATAACGTATTGAATGTCGATAGACTGACTTATGCTGGTAATTTGGACTCGTTGGCTCCGGTGCACGATAGCGGCCGTTATCATTTTTCTAGAACGGATATTTGCGATACTTTTGCAATCACCGCTTTGCTAGAACAGTTTCAACCTGATGCCGTGATGCACCTTGCTGCTGAGTCCCACGTGGATCGTTCTATCGAAGGACCTACAGCATTTGTCCAAACCAATGTTGTAGGTACCTGTTCTATGCTAGAAGCTGTTCGTGGTTACTGGCAAAAACTTCCTGTAGAAAGGCAGAAGGCCTTTCGCTTCCATCATATTTCTACCGATGAAGTGTATGGTGATCTTGCAGATACCCTGAGTTCTTTTTCTGAGTCTACCCCCTATGCTCCCAGCTCCCCTTACTCTGCCTCGAAAGCGGGGTCAGATCATCTGGTTAGGGCTTGGCATCGTACATTTGGGCTGCCTGTCCTGGTAACCAACTGTTCCAATAATTATGGACCATATCAGTTTCCAGAAAAGCTGATTCCTCACATGATACTTAATGCTCTGCATGGCAAAGCGTTGCCTGTATATGGGGACGGTTCGCAGATTCGCGATTGGCTGTACGTCAATGATCATGCGCGCGCGTTATATAGCATCTTGGTTTCTGGCACTGTGGGTGAAACATATAATATTGGTGGGTATAATGAAAAGCGTAATATAGACGTTGTTTATGCCATTTGTGATTTGTTAGAAGAATTTTGCCCAGAAAAGTCAAAAGATATTGATCATTACAGTGATCTAATCACCTTCGTCAAGGATCGTCCTGGCCATGATTCCCGTTATGCAATAAATGCTGAAAAAATAAGGCACGCAATAGGATGGATTCCTCTGGAGTCATTTGAGACGGGGATGCGAAAAACCGTGCAATGGTATCTGGATAATACTTTATGGTGGCAGCGAGTGCTGAGTGGCGACTACAGATTGAAGCGCTTGGGTTGA
- a CDS encoding 2,3-butanediol dehydrogenase encodes MKALRWHAQKDIRVDEVEEATAKPGCVKLKVHWCGICGTDLHEYEGGPVFIPTDKPHPLTGETAPVTLGHEFAGEILEIGEGVEGWNVGDRVVVEPLMFNPKSRAGRVGLYNLCDDMGLYGLSGMGGGFSEYACVPVDMLHRMPENVSYEQGALVEPAAVAFHAVRRSRFKPGDNVAVFGAGPIGLLTIESLKAAGANKIYAIELSEERCARAEKLGATVLNPAKVDNIVDLIVEETDGGVDVAFEVTGVAPVLQQAIDSTKMHGEAIVISVWTKPAPIQPNALLLKERSMTGVFAYCNVFPAVLNLMAQGYFKVDDFVTDKVALNDVVEKGFHALLNEKDQVKILVSAHNA; translated from the coding sequence ATGAAAGCACTCAGGTGGCATGCTCAAAAAGACATTCGTGTTGACGAAGTCGAAGAAGCAACAGCAAAACCGGGCTGTGTGAAACTGAAAGTTCACTGGTGTGGTATCTGCGGTACTGACCTTCACGAATACGAAGGTGGTCCTGTTTTCATCCCGACAGACAAGCCGCACCCGCTGACTGGCGAAACCGCGCCGGTAACGCTGGGTCACGAATTCGCAGGTGAAATCCTCGAAATCGGTGAAGGCGTAGAAGGCTGGAACGTCGGCGACCGCGTCGTTGTCGAACCGCTGATGTTCAACCCGAAATCTCGTGCTGGCCGCGTTGGCCTGTACAACCTGTGCGATGACATGGGTCTGTACGGTCTGTCAGGTATGGGCGGTGGCTTCTCCGAATACGCTTGCGTACCGGTCGACATGCTGCACCGCATGCCGGAAAACGTTTCCTACGAACAGGGCGCGCTGGTCGAGCCTGCTGCCGTAGCATTCCACGCTGTCCGTCGTAGCCGTTTCAAACCGGGCGACAACGTTGCTGTCTTCGGTGCAGGTCCGATTGGTCTGCTGACAATCGAATCTCTGAAAGCCGCTGGCGCCAACAAGATCTACGCGATCGAGCTGTCCGAAGAACGCTGTGCACGCGCTGAAAAACTGGGTGCTACCGTTCTGAACCCGGCCAAAGTCGACAACATCGTTGACCTGATCGTCGAAGAAACCGACGGCGGTGTCGACGTCGCCTTCGAAGTAACCGGTGTTGCTCCGGTTCTGCAGCAGGCTATCGACAGCACCAAAATGCACGGTGAAGCGATCGTCATCAGCGTATGGACTAAACCGGCTCCGATCCAGCCGAACGCTCTGCTGCTGAAAGAACGTAGCATGACTGGCGTGTTCGCTTACTGCAACGTCTTCCCGGCCGTTCTGAACCTGATGGCTCAGGGCTACTTCAAGGTCGATGACTTCGTTACCGATAAGGTTGCGCTGAACGACGTCGTAGAAAAAGGCTTCCACGCGCTGCTGAACGAGAAAGATCAGGTCAAAATCCTGGTTTCTGCTCACAACGCATAA
- a CDS encoding alpha-amylase family glycosyl hydrolase has translation MLQNVITSKAQSTEWWLNMNLYQIYVRSFADSNGDGVGDIAGITQHLQYLADLGINAIWLTPFYPSPQADMGYDVADYRNVDPTYGTLDDFDAMVAKAHSLNVRVFIDIVPNHTSSQHPWFQAALKAAPGSAERNRYIFVDGRDGGKLAPNAWGGWTTTEPWTKVDTQWYLHMFSAEQPDLNWRNPEVREEFKNTLRFWMNRGVDGLRVDAPTLLIKPELTAKQVEDNLPDLFPIYAEWRTMLDEEFGPRCMIGEVFDDAETGMENFVDKAHMNQIFCFDYQEAPWQAGEFKDIIDSWVTTTREHGSSSVWVSSSHDLIRQVSYLGFPDPKNKGSDIGPEDEQPDLELGTRRTRAMTLMTMWLPGAICTYYGEELGLPDHTTLTDADLQGRDMDRDGCRSPMPWMSDKPNLGFSTAARAWLPQPQVYRELAVDVQLKSDTSMLSLYRALFKKRQELGLAAGEVTFLDTDSDDVIVARNGNICLAINFGNEAAPMPAGEVIAKSLPDIDVTDDLPANAAVWLYQDWAVEDDDEDDGEDDSTDSE, from the coding sequence ATGTTACAGAACGTGATTACTTCAAAAGCGCAGTCCACCGAGTGGTGGCTGAATATGAACCTGTACCAGATCTATGTGCGTTCTTTCGCGGATTCGAACGGTGACGGGGTGGGTGACATTGCGGGCATCACCCAACATCTTCAGTACCTGGCAGATTTGGGGATCAATGCCATCTGGCTGACGCCGTTCTATCCGTCTCCCCAGGCTGATATGGGCTACGACGTTGCCGATTATCGCAACGTTGATCCAACCTACGGCACGCTGGACGATTTCGATGCGATGGTGGCTAAAGCACATTCACTCAATGTGCGCGTGTTCATCGATATCGTGCCTAACCATACCTCTTCTCAGCACCCGTGGTTCCAAGCCGCACTTAAAGCGGCGCCGGGTAGCGCCGAACGCAATCGCTATATCTTCGTTGATGGCCGTGATGGCGGTAAGCTGGCGCCGAACGCTTGGGGAGGTTGGACGACCACCGAACCGTGGACCAAGGTCGATACGCAGTGGTATCTGCACATGTTCTCGGCAGAGCAGCCCGACCTCAACTGGCGCAATCCCGAGGTGCGTGAAGAGTTCAAGAACACGCTGCGCTTCTGGATGAATCGAGGCGTCGATGGTCTGCGTGTCGATGCCCCCACGCTGCTGATCAAACCGGAGCTGACGGCCAAACAAGTGGAAGACAATCTGCCGGATCTGTTCCCGATCTATGCCGAGTGGCGCACGATGCTTGATGAAGAATTTGGTCCGCGCTGCATGATCGGTGAAGTGTTCGACGATGCCGAAACCGGTATGGAAAACTTCGTCGATAAGGCGCATATGAACCAGATCTTCTGCTTCGATTATCAGGAAGCGCCGTGGCAGGCGGGCGAGTTCAAGGACATCATCGATTCATGGGTAACCACTACTCGCGAACATGGTTCTTCTTCGGTATGGGTGTCCTCTTCCCACGACCTCATCCGCCAAGTGTCCTATCTGGGCTTCCCCGATCCGAAGAATAAAGGCAGTGATATTGGCCCGGAGGACGAACAGCCGGATCTGGAGCTGGGCACGCGCCGTACGCGTGCCATGACCCTGATGACCATGTGGCTGCCGGGCGCCATCTGCACCTACTACGGTGAAGAACTGGGGCTGCCGGATCACACCACGCTGACCGACGCCGACCTGCAGGGCCGCGATATGGACCGCGATGGCTGCCGTTCGCCAATGCCGTGGATGTCCGACAAGCCGAATCTTGGCTTCAGCACCGCCGCGCGTGCTTGGTTGCCTCAGCCGCAGGTTTATCGTGAACTGGCCGTCGATGTGCAGCTGAAGTCCGATACCTCGATGCTGAGCCTGTACCGCGCGTTGTTCAAGAAACGACAGGAACTGGGATTAGCCGCAGGCGAAGTCACATTCCTCGACACCGACAGCGACGACGTGATTGTGGCACGCAATGGCAACATTTGCCTCGCGATCAACTTTGGCAATGAAGCGGCTCCAATGCCCGCAGGTGAAGTGATTGCTAAAAGTTTGCCGGATATCGACGTAACCGACGACCTGCCAGCCAATGCCGCAGTATGGCTTTATCAGGACTGGGCGGTGGAAGACGACGATGAAGATGACGGCGAGGATGATTCGACCGACAGTGAATGA
- a CDS encoding DUF1349 domain-containing protein, translating into MKRYRWLNAPQQWSGDESHLHVVTDGATDFWRETWYGFKRFSGHFYGTEVNGDFTFQAHIQADFKTLYDQAGIMLVADETCWLKAGIEYNDGQPAIGSVLTQGHSDWTTGVFPGNARNFWMRLTRRGDSLRLQYSADGNVWPLLRLFHLKAQHCRVGVMCCTPERAGLAVDFSELTLTPPLDKALHDLS; encoded by the coding sequence ATGAAACGTTACCGATGGCTCAATGCGCCGCAGCAATGGTCAGGCGATGAATCGCATTTGCACGTCGTCACCGATGGCGCGACGGACTTCTGGCGTGAAACGTGGTACGGCTTTAAACGCTTCAGCGGCCACTTTTATGGCACCGAAGTGAACGGAGACTTCACCTTTCAAGCCCATATCCAAGCTGACTTTAAGACACTGTATGACCAAGCCGGCATCATGCTGGTCGCTGATGAAACATGCTGGTTGAAGGCAGGCATCGAATACAACGACGGTCAGCCTGCGATCGGTAGCGTGCTGACACAAGGCCATTCGGATTGGACAACGGGGGTATTTCCCGGAAACGCGCGCAATTTCTGGATGCGCCTGACGCGCCGCGGCGACAGCCTGCGCCTACAATACTCGGCGGACGGCAACGTATGGCCATTGCTGCGCTTGTTCCACCTCAAAGCCCAACACTGCCGCGTCGGCGTAATGTGCTGCACACCTGAGCGAGCCGGGCTAGCCGTCGACTTTAGTGAACTGACATTGACGCCGCCACTGGATAAAGCCTTGCATGACCTAAGCTAG